In Zhaonella formicivorans, one DNA window encodes the following:
- the hydG gene encoding [FeFe] hydrogenase H-cluster radical SAM maturase HydG: MQKMRADFIDEKQIYALLAEARHASDDAAREIIARSREAKGLTPWECALLLNLEDQELLAELYQTAQEIKEKIYGRRLVLFAPLYISNYCINNCTYCGYRHDNKFARRRLTMDELREEVKILESLGHKRIALEAGEDPRNCPIDYILEAIRTIYEVKEDKGSIRRINVNIAATTVENYRRLKEAGIGTYILFQETYHRETYAAMHPQGPKHDYDYHTTAMDRAMQGGIDDVGVGVLFGLYDYKFEVLAMLMHALHLEETFGVGPHTISVPRLRPALGVDYSNYPHLVNDAAFKKIVAILRLAVPYTGIILSTRERAEFRDELLDVGVSQISAGSCTGVGGYKLEHGNDSEFEAYNNEAPQFQVEDRRSTDEILRSVCLSGYIPSFCTACYRSGRTGDRFMSLAKSGQIQNVCQPNAILTFKEFLEDYASPATRAVGEGTIKQHLKQISNLQVRNMTQQRLKLIEEGVRDLYF, from the coding sequence ATGCAAAAAATGCGAGCCGATTTTATCGATGAAAAACAAATCTATGCCTTGTTGGCAGAAGCCAGACATGCAAGCGATGATGCAGCTAGGGAGATTATTGCCAGGTCACGGGAAGCCAAGGGCTTAACACCCTGGGAATGTGCCCTCCTATTAAATCTTGAGGATCAGGAACTGCTTGCTGAGCTGTATCAAACAGCACAGGAGATAAAGGAAAAAATCTACGGTCGGCGGCTGGTGCTTTTTGCCCCTCTGTATATTAGCAATTATTGCATTAATAACTGCACTTATTGCGGGTACAGGCATGATAATAAGTTTGCCAGGCGTCGCCTGACCATGGACGAGTTGCGGGAAGAGGTCAAAATACTGGAATCCTTGGGGCATAAACGGATAGCTTTAGAAGCAGGGGAAGATCCACGCAACTGTCCCATCGACTATATTCTGGAGGCGATTAGGACCATCTACGAAGTGAAAGAAGACAAAGGCAGCATCCGGCGGATTAATGTGAACATTGCTGCCACTACAGTAGAAAATTACCGCCGCCTAAAAGAAGCGGGTATTGGGACCTATATTCTCTTCCAAGAAACATATCACCGGGAGACCTACGCAGCTATGCATCCGCAAGGGCCCAAACACGATTACGATTATCATACTACCGCCATGGACCGGGCTATGCAAGGCGGCATTGATGATGTTGGAGTTGGAGTACTGTTCGGTCTTTACGATTACAAGTTCGAGGTGCTGGCGATGCTGATGCATGCCTTGCATTTGGAAGAGACATTTGGCGTAGGGCCCCATACCATTTCAGTGCCCCGCTTGCGCCCTGCCCTTGGTGTAGATTATTCCAATTATCCGCATCTGGTAAATGATGCAGCTTTCAAAAAAATAGTTGCTATCTTGCGCTTGGCTGTTCCTTATACTGGGATAATTTTGTCTACCCGGGAACGGGCGGAGTTCAGGGATGAACTGTTGGATGTTGGCGTGTCCCAGATAAGCGCAGGTTCATGTACAGGGGTGGGTGGATATAAGCTGGAGCATGGCAATGATAGCGAGTTCGAAGCATATAATAATGAGGCGCCGCAATTTCAGGTAGAGGATCGTCGCAGCACTGACGAAATTCTGCGCAGCGTTTGCCTTTCCGGCTATATCCCCAGTTTTTGCACCGCCTGCTACCGCAGCGGCCGCACAGGCGACCGTTTTATGTCTTTAGCTAAAAGCGGGCAAATTCAAAATGTTTGCCAGCCAAACGCTATTCTTACTTTTAAGGAATTCCTGGAAGACTATGCTTCACCGGCCACGCGGGCAGTGGGTGAAGGTACCATTAAGCAGCACCTGAAACAAATAAGCAACTTGCAGGTCCGGAATATGACCCAACAACGTTTAAAATTAATTGAAGAGGGAGTGAGGGATTTGTATTTTTAA
- the hydF gene encoding [FeFe] hydrogenase H-cluster maturation GTPase HydF, protein MHDVPRGSRLHIALFGRRNAGKSSLINALTGQEIAIVSSIPGTTTDPVYKSMEILPLGPVVLIDTAGLDDEGELGEKRVEKSMDVLSKTDLVLLVVDGQRGIGEIERQIAMEAAQKQIPVLGVLNKFDLPTVSEQQTPGWFGIPWIKVSTRTGQGIAELKRRMVELAPKDWSRPEIAGDLVPKGGLALLVAPIDSAAPRGRLILPQVQTIRDLLDHDCLTMVVKENGLKAALSSLAKPPALVITDSQAFQQVNADTPPEIPLTSFSILFARYKGDLAALVAGAMVVKRLQPGDKVLIAEACTHHRMADDIGTVKIPRWLRQIVGGELCFEWSSGIELPKALSQYKLIVHCGACMINRREMLSRLMTAQAAGVPIVNYGVLIAYLHGILRRALAPFPDVLALLDKNEIT, encoded by the coding sequence ATGCATGATGTTCCCAGGGGCAGTAGGCTGCATATTGCTTTGTTTGGACGGCGAAATGCCGGCAAATCCAGCCTTATTAACGCCCTAACCGGACAAGAGATTGCAATTGTTTCGTCCATACCGGGAACGACTACTGACCCGGTGTATAAATCTATGGAAATCCTGCCTTTGGGCCCGGTGGTGTTAATTGACACTGCAGGGCTGGATGATGAAGGCGAACTGGGTGAAAAAAGGGTGGAAAAGAGCATGGATGTGCTCTCTAAAACCGATTTGGTGCTGTTGGTAGTTGATGGGCAGCGGGGGATAGGTGAAATCGAACGGCAAATTGCCATGGAGGCTGCGCAAAAGCAAATACCGGTCCTTGGAGTGCTTAATAAATTTGACTTGCCAACAGTTTCTGAACAACAAACTCCCGGCTGGTTTGGGATTCCGTGGATCAAAGTGAGTACAAGAACGGGTCAAGGCATTGCAGAACTTAAACGACGGATGGTGGAACTGGCACCAAAGGATTGGTCCAGGCCTGAAATAGCTGGCGATTTGGTGCCCAAGGGTGGGTTGGCACTGCTGGTGGCGCCTATTGATTCTGCGGCTCCTCGAGGCAGGCTGATTTTACCACAGGTGCAAACAATTCGGGATCTGTTGGATCACGACTGCTTGACTATGGTAGTCAAAGAAAACGGGCTGAAAGCAGCATTAAGCAGCCTAGCGAAGCCACCTGCTTTGGTAATCACGGATTCTCAGGCTTTTCAACAAGTTAACGCAGATACGCCCCCTGAGATACCACTCACTTCGTTTTCCATTCTTTTCGCTCGATATAAAGGAGATTTGGCTGCATTGGTGGCCGGAGCCATGGTGGTGAAGAGACTGCAACCCGGTGATAAAGTGCTGATTGCTGAAGCTTGTACGCACCATAGGATGGCAGATGATATTGGCACTGTAAAAATTCCCCGCTGGCTGCGCCAAATCGTTGGAGGAGAACTGTGTTTTGAGTGGTCCAGCGGTATTGAACTGCCAAAAGCTCTAAGCCAGTATAAGCTCATCGTCCACTGTGGCGCCTGTATGATTAACCGCAGGGAAATGCTAAGCCGTCTCATGACTGCACAGGCAGCAGGTGTTCCAATCGTGAATTACGGTGTTTTGATCGCTTATTTGCATGGCATTTTACGTCGGGCGTTGGCACCGTTTCCTGATGTGCTGGCTTTACTTGATAAAAATGAAATTACTTAA
- a CDS encoding ATP-binding protein, translating into MEELALHLLDLMENSLEAGATAIEILIDEDEANNLLTLVVADNGKGMEPDVVAKVTNPFVTSRTTRKVGLGLSLLKATAESCGGELQIVSQAGKGTKVTAKMIYNHWDRPPLGDIASTIAVFLASSENIALSYSHLVNERIFTFDSREFSKILDGIPQKHPQVINWLRSYFAENLDNIRKGGRG; encoded by the coding sequence ATGGAGGAACTGGCTTTGCATCTTTTGGACTTAATGGAAAATTCCTTGGAAGCCGGAGCTACAGCCATTGAGATACTCATAGATGAAGATGAAGCCAATAATTTGTTAACGCTGGTAGTAGCCGATAACGGGAAGGGTATGGAACCTGACGTAGTTGCAAAGGTGACTAATCCTTTTGTCACCAGCAGGACAACCAGAAAGGTTGGGTTAGGGTTGAGCCTGTTAAAAGCAACTGCCGAATCCTGCGGTGGTGAACTGCAAATTGTATCCCAGGCAGGGAAGGGGACGAAGGTTACTGCTAAAATGATCTATAATCATTGGGACAGACCTCCCCTGGGCGACATTGCCAGTACCATAGCAGTTTTTTTGGCTTCAAGCGAAAACATAGCTCTAAGTTACTCTCATCTTGTGAACGAAAGAATTTTCACATTTGACAGCCGGGAATTTTCTAAAATTTTAGATGGCATTCCCCAGAAACATCCACAAGTAATTAACTGGTTAAGAAGCTATTTCGCGGAAAATCTCGACAATATCCGTAAGGGGGGAAGAGGATGA
- a CDS encoding [Fe-Fe] hydrogenase large subunit C-terminal domain-containing protein translates to MRQYFHSVRLDKDKCKGCTNCIKRCPTEAIRVRDGKAQIIEERCIDCGECIRICPNNAKFAEVDHLTVINNYKYTVALPAPALYGQFKEETPGQIDQALLALGFDAVVEVPFAAELVTAAIAEFLKGKDFRKPLISSACPAVVGLIQVRFPLLTEQIIPIETPMAIAAKLAKRQAQEQFGLKPEEVGTFFITPCPAKATVVRQPQSNNPYKVDGAIAINEIYGELQRAIKRVKEQDEAGGIRFCYDKGIGWGRAGGEIAALGGSGMLSVDGIRNVIDLLEEVERGELNNLLYLECQACAGGCVGGPLVVKNPFVAKARLEHIIREAGSQTKSVDQEHLRESYHQGFYKLVNLPEARRLSPLDEDLTRAIQKMGSLEQIVETLPGLDCGSCGSPTCRALAEDIVRGLAYETDCTFVLREKVQAVAEEVLELAKKVPPVMGKNTK, encoded by the coding sequence TTGCGCCAATACTTTCATTCAGTCAGGCTTGATAAGGATAAATGCAAAGGCTGTACCAACTGCATCAAACGTTGTCCAACGGAAGCCATCAGAGTAAGAGACGGCAAAGCGCAGATTATTGAGGAACGCTGCATAGACTGCGGGGAATGCATTCGTATTTGTCCCAATAATGCTAAATTTGCGGAAGTTGACCATTTGACTGTTATAAACAACTATAAATACACTGTCGCTTTGCCTGCTCCTGCTTTGTACGGGCAATTTAAAGAAGAAACGCCGGGACAAATCGATCAGGCTTTGTTGGCGCTAGGTTTTGATGCGGTTGTAGAGGTGCCTTTTGCCGCTGAATTGGTTACTGCTGCTATAGCCGAATTTTTAAAGGGCAAGGATTTTAGGAAACCGCTTATTTCTTCAGCTTGTCCCGCAGTAGTAGGGTTGATTCAGGTTCGTTTTCCCTTGCTTACAGAACAGATTATTCCTATTGAAACCCCAATGGCTATAGCAGCCAAATTGGCAAAAAGGCAGGCGCAGGAGCAATTTGGTTTAAAGCCGGAGGAGGTAGGGACTTTCTTCATTACTCCATGCCCGGCCAAAGCAACGGTGGTCAGACAGCCCCAAAGCAATAATCCTTATAAGGTAGACGGAGCTATAGCAATTAACGAAATCTATGGGGAATTGCAGCGAGCTATTAAACGGGTTAAAGAACAGGATGAGGCTGGAGGTATAAGGTTTTGTTATGACAAAGGCATTGGCTGGGGAAGAGCAGGAGGCGAAATTGCAGCTTTAGGCGGTTCAGGAATGCTTTCTGTCGACGGTATACGCAATGTTATTGATTTATTGGAAGAAGTGGAAAGAGGGGAATTAAATAACCTGCTGTATTTAGAGTGCCAAGCATGTGCCGGCGGATGTGTCGGAGGCCCCTTAGTAGTTAAAAATCCATTCGTGGCCAAGGCCCGCTTGGAACATATAATCAGAGAGGCAGGAAGTCAGACGAAAAGTGTTGATCAGGAGCATTTAAGGGAAAGTTACCATCAAGGTTTTTATAAACTTGTCAACTTGCCTGAAGCCAGAAGGTTAAGTCCCCTTGACGAGGATTTAACCAGAGCAATCCAGAAGATGGGTAGTTTGGAGCAGATAGTTGAAACATTACCTGGTTTAGACTGCGGTTCTTGCGGGTCACCTACCTGCCGCGCTCTGGCGGAGGATATTGTTAGAGGGCTGGCCTATGAAACAGACTGTACCTTTGTTTTGCGGGAAAAAGTTCAAGCTGTTGCGGAAGAAGTTTTGGAACTGGCCAAAAAAGTGCCGCCAGTGATGGGCAAAAATACAAAATAG
- a CDS encoding (2Fe-2S) ferredoxin domain-containing protein: MKSLEDLEKLKKEVLEKMKLRETEDKIKVVVGMGTCGIAAGAREVMTSILEELGKRNLNDVLVSQTGCIGMCGEEPLVDVLIPGKEKVTYGKVDPQKAKQIVAQHVVNGIVITDWLVNKIE; encoded by the coding sequence ATGAAATCCCTTGAAGATCTGGAAAAGTTGAAAAAAGAAGTATTGGAAAAAATGAAATTGCGGGAAACAGAAGACAAAATAAAGGTAGTAGTAGGAATGGGTACTTGCGGCATAGCCGCCGGTGCCAGGGAGGTTATGACCTCAATTTTGGAAGAACTGGGGAAAAGGAATTTGAACGATGTCTTAGTCAGCCAGACTGGGTGCATAGGTATGTGCGGTGAAGAACCTCTTGTAGACGTATTGATTCCTGGCAAGGAAAAAGTAACTTATGGCAAAGTAGATCCTCAAAAAGCCAAGCAGATTGTAGCCCAGCATGTTGTTAACGGGATTGTTATAACTGATTGGCTTGTAAACAAAATTGAATAA
- a CDS encoding TM1266 family iron-only hydrogenase system putative regulator, with translation MSVGRRIGVIGIVIEDREQVPRINNILSDFNEVILGRMGVPYRERGVAVISLIVDGNTDEIGALTGKLGQIGGVQVKSALVSR, from the coding sequence ATGAGTGTCGGGCGACGAATCGGTGTAATAGGCATAGTTATTGAAGACAGGGAACAGGTTCCAAGGATTAACAACATATTGAGCGACTTTAATGAAGTTATTTTAGGCAGAATGGGGGTTCCTTACAGGGAAAGAGGTGTGGCCGTAATTTCGCTCATTGTAGACGGCAATACCGATGAAATAGGGGCCCTGACCGGCAAGCTGGGGCAAATCGGAGGTGTTCAAGTTAAGAGCGCTTTAGTCTCACGTTAG
- a CDS encoding PHP domain-containing protein translates to MNRWYQADLHIHTALSPCAGREMSPPAIVATAISAGLDLIAITDHNSLGNVLAVQQAAEGTGLAVLTGIEVQTIEEIHLLCLFPGYEEAVAVQKLVDATLPSCLNRPEYFGEQLLFDYKGNIIGTETKLLLNSCNLTINQLVRAVLQVKGIAIPAHIDRKAYSILEVLGFIPPGLFPAIEITPYSLQENRAQEFLSLGYPMIISSDAHSLTEIGLCKSRFYLAGPSLPALIEYLCQ, encoded by the coding sequence GTGAACCGTTGGTATCAGGCCGATTTGCACATCCATACCGCCTTATCTCCGTGTGCTGGGCGGGAAATGAGCCCTCCGGCCATAGTTGCAACTGCCATAAGTGCTGGGCTCGATTTGATTGCCATTACGGACCATAATTCGCTGGGCAATGTGCTTGCTGTGCAGCAAGCGGCAGAAGGTACCGGTTTAGCTGTGTTGACAGGAATTGAGGTACAGACAATTGAAGAAATACATTTGCTTTGTTTGTTTCCGGGCTATGAAGAGGCGGTAGCGGTGCAGAAGCTGGTAGATGCAACTTTACCGTCTTGTTTAAACAGACCTGAATATTTTGGCGAACAACTGTTGTTTGATTATAAAGGTAATATTATAGGCACCGAAACAAAATTGCTGTTAAACTCTTGCAATCTGACAATTAACCAATTAGTACGGGCTGTTCTTCAAGTTAAGGGTATTGCAATACCTGCTCATATTGATCGCAAAGCATATAGCATTCTGGAAGTACTAGGATTTATCCCACCAGGGCTTTTCCCAGCCATTGAAATTACACCTTATTCATTGCAAGAGAACAGAGCACAAGAGTTTTTGTCTTTGGGATACCCTATGATCATAAGTTCAGATGCCCACAGCTTAACTGAGATAGGGTTATGCAAGTCAAGGTTCTATTTGGCAGGCCCTAGTTTGCCCGCCTTAATAGAATATTTGTGCCAATAA
- a CDS encoding ATP-binding protein, producing MKQSENVLVLNFTVQSMDFKAAGQGASKIKQVLQQIGVDNAVIRRIAIITYEAELNIIIHAYKGEIRAIIAPEFIEIVAEDSGPGISDIEQAMREGFSTAPSVVREMGFGAGMGLPNIKRSADELEITSEVGVGTKLSARVYYPCGQGSV from the coding sequence ATGAAACAGTCCGAGAATGTCTTGGTGCTAAATTTCACAGTGCAAAGTATGGATTTCAAGGCGGCTGGGCAGGGCGCCTCGAAGATTAAGCAGGTGCTGCAGCAAATAGGTGTGGATAATGCTGTAATTCGCCGGATTGCCATCATAACTTACGAAGCCGAATTAAACATCATTATTCATGCTTACAAAGGGGAAATTAGAGCAATCATTGCCCCTGAGTTTATAGAAATTGTAGCAGAGGATTCGGGGCCTGGAATTAGTGATATTGAGCAAGCTATGCGCGAAGGTTTTTCTACGGCTCCATCAGTGGTGCGAGAAATGGGCTTTGGGGCAGGCATGGGTTTGCCGAACATCAAGCGCAGTGCAGATGAATTGGAGATTACCTCTGAGGTAGGAGTAGGCACTAAGTTAAGTGCTAGAGTTTACTACCCTTGCGGCCAAGGGAGTGTTTAG
- the hydE gene encoding [FeFe] hydrogenase H-cluster radical SAM maturase HydE: MEVANTVAKAETSHKLSKDEIICLLAAEGDRAEKLYQVADITRAKYMGDDVHLRGIIEFSNYCQRNCLYCGLRAGNQHLRRYRLKPDEILQIAKQGALLGYQTVVLQSGEDPWYDAATIARVVEKIKKELNIAITLSIGEKSREDYRLFREAGADRYLLKHETANKELFKVLRPGTELERRLECLSWLKELGFQVGSGNMVGLPGQTVDDLAEDLLLLKKLDVEMAGIGPFIPHPNTPLGGSKGGTVEMTLKCLAAARLLMPLTHLPATTALGSIDQQGRQKALRAGANVVMPNITPGDYRKYYEIYPGKICVGDKPQDCRFCIEGIILSLGRKVGTGPGHSPKFLS, translated from the coding sequence ATGGAAGTGGCAAATACCGTGGCTAAGGCCGAAACAAGTCATAAATTGAGTAAAGACGAGATTATCTGCCTGCTTGCTGCAGAAGGAGATCGGGCAGAAAAGCTCTATCAAGTTGCTGATATTACTCGAGCGAAATATATGGGTGATGATGTTCACCTCCGAGGGATTATTGAATTTTCCAATTATTGCCAGAGAAATTGCTTGTACTGTGGCTTAAGGGCGGGTAACCAGCATCTCAGGCGCTATCGTTTGAAACCGGATGAAATACTGCAAATAGCCAAACAGGGCGCATTATTAGGATACCAAACCGTTGTGTTGCAGTCCGGCGAGGACCCGTGGTACGATGCCGCAACAATTGCCAGAGTCGTAGAAAAAATCAAAAAAGAACTTAACATCGCCATAACTTTAAGCATAGGGGAAAAAAGCAGGGAAGACTATCGCCTTTTCCGGGAAGCCGGTGCCGACCGTTACTTGCTTAAACATGAAACTGCTAATAAAGAGCTTTTTAAAGTATTGAGGCCGGGTACTGAGTTAGAGCGAAGGTTGGAATGTTTGAGCTGGTTAAAGGAGCTAGGGTTTCAAGTGGGGTCAGGTAATATGGTCGGGTTACCTGGACAGACAGTGGATGATTTAGCTGAAGATCTGCTGCTCTTAAAAAAGTTGGACGTGGAAATGGCGGGAATCGGCCCATTCATTCCCCATCCCAACACGCCGCTAGGCGGTTCAAAAGGGGGAACAGTGGAAATGACTCTGAAATGCCTGGCAGCAGCTCGCCTGCTTATGCCATTGACCCATTTGCCGGCTACCACTGCGTTGGGCAGCATTGACCAGCAGGGAAGGCAGAAGGCGCTCCGCGCCGGAGCAAACGTTGTCATGCCCAATATTACTCCTGGGGATTACCGCAAATATTATGAGATTTATCCCGGAAAGATCTGTGTTGGGGATAAACCTCAAGATTGCCGTTTTTGTATTGAGGGTATAATTTTAAGTCTGGGGAGAAAGGTGGGTACTGGACCTGGACATAGCCCGAAGTTTTTAAGTTAA
- a CDS encoding DNA-3-methyladenine glycosylase, with translation MSNVFWGERLGYDFFARETALVARELLGKWLVHHDKEGLTGGIIVETEAYLGMDDPACHAARGCTPRNRVMFGPAGIIYIYFIYGVHYCLNVTTASPKQPEAVLIRALEPRVGLELMERRRKRGKVTELCSGPGKLVQALGITKQLNGSSALEGPIGFYANSEGVERPITVTTRVGISKAVDWPLRYYLTGNPYVSRS, from the coding sequence ATGTCCAATGTTTTTTGGGGGGAAAGATTAGGTTACGACTTTTTTGCCAGGGAAACTGCTCTGGTAGCCCGGGAACTTTTGGGGAAATGGTTGGTCCACCATGACAAAGAGGGCCTAACTGGCGGGATTATCGTTGAGACAGAAGCTTATTTGGGTATGGATGACCCCGCCTGCCACGCCGCAAGGGGCTGTACCCCGCGCAATCGAGTGATGTTTGGGCCTGCAGGAATCATTTATATTTATTTTATTTACGGCGTCCATTACTGTTTAAATGTGACAACTGCTTCACCGAAACAGCCGGAAGCAGTCCTTATCCGAGCGTTGGAACCTCGGGTTGGGCTTGAATTAATGGAAAGGCGCCGTAAGCGCGGCAAAGTTACAGAGCTCTGTTCCGGGCCAGGTAAACTGGTGCAGGCTCTGGGAATTACAAAACAGCTCAACGGTTCAAGCGCTTTAGAAGGTCCTATAGGTTTCTATGCAAATTCTGAAGGGGTAGAGAGGCCAATTACTGTTACAACCAGGGTGGGTATTTCCAAAGCAGTAGATTGGCCGTTAAGGTACTATCTCACAGGCAATCCCTATGTTTCCAGAAGTTAG
- a CDS encoding complex I 24 kDa subunit family protein: protein MSNCVCKDVAEHEQELQQIISRYQGQPSALIEVLHQAQELIGYLPRQVQEKIADGLGITVNEVYSVISFYSHFSVKPKGEYNVCVCKGTACYVKGAPAVLERLEKELGIKAGDTTDDGKFSLNVVRCLGACGLGPVMTVNNSAHGLLKPDKAAEVIKSYA, encoded by the coding sequence GTGTCAAACTGCGTTTGTAAGGATGTGGCGGAACATGAGCAAGAACTGCAACAAATTATTAGCCGTTATCAAGGTCAACCATCTGCATTAATTGAGGTGTTGCATCAGGCCCAGGAACTGATAGGTTACCTGCCTCGCCAAGTACAGGAGAAAATAGCAGATGGTTTAGGTATTACGGTCAACGAAGTGTACAGCGTAATCTCTTTTTACAGCCATTTCAGTGTGAAGCCGAAGGGAGAATATAATGTTTGCGTATGTAAAGGTACCGCCTGTTATGTTAAAGGGGCTCCTGCTGTTTTGGAACGTCTGGAGAAAGAGCTTGGCATTAAGGCCGGCGATACCACTGACGATGGCAAGTTTTCGTTGAATGTTGTTCGCTGCTTGGGGGCCTGTGGTTTGGGTCCGGTAATGACGGTAAATAATTCTGCTCATGGCTTGTTAAAACCGGATAAAGCCGCAGAAGTCATTAAAAGCTACGCCTAA
- a CDS encoding DRTGG domain-containing protein, whose amino-acid sequence MLLKEIISRLKLEGQYTPEQLNREISAGHVSDLLSEVLACAPKEALWITLQSHINIVAVALMADLSGIIITGGRKPEQDVLDRAREERLPLFWTEELNFMVAGQLFQLLQEG is encoded by the coding sequence ATGCTCTTAAAAGAGATTATAAGTAGGTTAAAACTGGAAGGGCAGTATACCCCCGAACAGTTGAATCGAGAAATTTCTGCCGGGCATGTTTCAGATCTCTTAAGTGAAGTACTGGCTTGTGCCCCCAAGGAAGCCCTATGGATAACATTACAAAGTCACATCAACATTGTGGCGGTAGCACTGATGGCAGACCTAAGCGGTATTATTATTACGGGTGGCAGGAAGCCTGAGCAGGATGTTTTGGACCGGGCCAGGGAAGAAAGATTGCCGCTGTTTTGGACCGAGGAATTAAACTTTATGGTAGCTGGACAGCTCTTTCAGCTTCTCCAAGAAGGGTAA